CGGATCCCCCGGACTCAGGCGCTGGAGATCGGTCCAGGCCTGATCGATGCTGACCTCACCCTGCAGATGCCAGTTGAGACCGAGGCCGGCGACCCAGCGGCAGCTGCCGGCGATCTCGCCATCAGCCTCCAGCAGGATCCCGCCAAGCTTTTGGCCGTCCGCCCAGAGGTCGTTGGGCCATTTAAGCCCGACGCCCTCGATTCCCAGCTGGGTCAGTGCGCGACAGGCGCCGATGCCGATCACCAAACTCAACGACGCAAGCCGCTCAAGCCCGCCACCCAGCTCCTGCCCCAACGACAGATAGACACCCTCGCCAAAACTCGATCGCCAGACGCGGCCATGCCGACCCCGGCCGGCGCCCTGATGCTCACTCAGCAGCGCTCGATAGCGTGGCGCCGCGGGCAGTTCGGCCGACCTCAGGACAGCGTTGGTGGAGTCACAGCTCGGCACCACCTCCAGTGCCAGCCGCTCGCCGGCCGTCTCGCCCAGGCCTGCGCGGATCCGGTTCTCTTCGAGGAGCTCCATTGGCGCCGCAAGCCAGTAGCCGCTGCCGGCGCGCTGCTGGACGCTAAGCCCATAGTCAGGGAGCTTCTGAATCGCCTTCCAGACCGCAGCCCGGCTGATTCCGAGCGTTTCGCCAAGAGTCTCCCCCGAATGCAGCTCTCCATCGGCCAGCAGACCGATCAGGCGCTGCTGATTGGCGCTCATTGCCATCGCCGAAAAACCATTGCCTTGGGCATCCGCGGCTCGGTACCGGCAAACAGCCGCCGGACGTTGCTGTGATGCGCGAGGACCACCGTCATCGCAGCCAGGACGCAGAACACAAAAGCCCAAGGCATTGACGGCTCTGGCGCAAGCCACAGCGACAGCAGCACCGCGCCTAGCGAAGCACAGATGGTGGACAGGCCGACAAAACCGGTCAGCGTGAGGCACAGCAGCCACAACACCATCAGCCCGAGCGCGACCAGCGGCAGCATACCCAACAGCCCGCCAACAAAGGTCGCGGCGCCCTTTCCACCGCGAAAGCCGAAAAAGACGGGAAACACGTGACCCAGGATCGCGGCCACGCCACAGGCGGCGGCCACGGCGTCGATCGGCGGCAGGGGCAGCGGCCACAGCAGGGGCATCAGGCCGGTGGCCACTGCGCCTTTCCCAACGTCGATCATCACAACCGGCAGCGCAAAGCGCCAGCCCCGGGCTCGCAGCGCGTTGGTGCCGCCCGCATTGCCGCTGCCGGATTGTCTTATATCAAGCCGGTAGACGCGGCCAAGCAGCAGGGAGCCTGACAGTGAGCCCAGCAGATAGGCCGCGATGATAAGCAGGGTGAGCCCCGCCAGAGCGGTGATGGTCACGGACCCTCCGGCGAGGGCTGGGCGCGGCGATCGGCGACCTGTTTGGGCGTCAGATATTCCTGGATGCCGACGATCACGCAGCCGGGCCCGGCGTGCGCTCCAAGCGCCGCCCCCGCTTCGGCCTCCCACACGCTGCTGTCGGGAAACTCACCGGCGAGGAGGTCGGACAGCTCGCGACTATCTTCGGGCGCGGCGCAGTGGGCCACGATCAGGCGATAGGTTTGGGTTGTGGCTAGGCGTCGCTTCAGCCAGCGGGCAAAGCCGGCGACGGCCCGGCGGCGGCTAAAGATTGCGCCGACCGGGCCAACGATACCCTCGGGACGGGTCCCAAGGACGGTGGTCAGCCGGAGGAAGTCGGCGGCGCTCTTCACCCAGGGCGGCACGCGCCCTCCGCGCACCGCAAAGCTCAGGTCACGAACAATCGCAAAGGAGCGGCTGCGACCCTTCATAAACTCCAGCATCTCGACGGTTTGCTCACTGGTGTAACCCGCCTCAGCACACTCGGCGGCAAACACGGCCAGCAGCCCCTGGCTGGCGCTTACCTGGCGCGAGTCCCAGGCGGTGATCCGCTCGGCGCTGACCCTTTTTGCAGCGCTGTCAGCGGCCTGCCAGGTTCCACTCAGGGCCGCTGAAATGCTGATACACACCGTCTGTTTGAAGTGGGAATCCAGAAACTCATACTGCCGGCGGTAGTCGCTGGGCGGCGGCTGCGAGGTGGTCGGGTGACTGCTTGCGGTCGCCACCCGCTGATAGAAATCCGCGGCGTCAAAGGACACTTTGTCGATGTACTGGTGGTCATCGATCGTCACGCGCAGCGGCACCAGATGAAGGTTGTGTTTCTCCAGCAGCTCATCGGGGATGTCCGCCCCGGTGTCGGCCAGAATGGCCAGCCGCTTGCCGCTGCGCACCGACTCGTACTGGGTGTACATGTCGTCGACCTTTTCGCGGCTGATGTCACCGAATCGCTCGCAGACACCCCACACATCCTGCGGCTCGTTGGTGTGGATGTGGATACGCATTTTGCTGCGGGTGCCCGCGAGCACCAGCGACGATGAATCAAGATCTGCCAGCGCTTCGCGAAGCCGCCGCTTGTCCAGCGCGTCGGCGGTCAGCATGCACTCGGTGCAGTAGCGGTGCTCAGCATCTACGCCGTGCACCATGTTCGGCACCGGGCCTTCCTCGAACTTCAGGCCCACCGGCAGCACGGAGGTGATCTCGCCGGTTTCTGCGTAGTCCTGCATACCTTCAAGCAGATCAACGAACCCCTGTGCTCCGGCGTCCACCACGCCCGCCGCCGCGAGTACGTCCAGCTGATTGGGGGTGTTAGCGAGCGAGCGACGGGCGCTGGCGAGTGCCTCCTCCAGCAACTCGCGAAAATCGGCGGCACCGTCGGCAATCGCCTGCTGCAAAGAGCGGGCGTGATCGGTCAGAACCGTCAGCAGCGTGCCTTCACGAGGTTCAGCGATGGCAACCTGCGCGCTGCTTGCACCCTGCTGCGCAGCCAGGGCAAATCGCTGCATGTCCACGTGTTCCTGCCCCGCAACGCCTTCCGCGAACCCCTGCCAGTATTGGGCAAAGATCGCGCCTGAGTTTCCCCGAGCGCCGTCCAGGGCGTGGTCGGCCACCTCCTCCATAAAGAGACCGAGGTGGTGCTGAACCTGCCGGGTGGCGCCGGTCAGGACCGCGTGCATCGTCAGCGCCATGTTGGTGCCCGTATCGCTGTCCGCCACCGGAAAGACGTTGATGCGATTGATGTGATCTCGATTGGAGATCAGCCGATGAATACCCGCGATGAGGGCGCAGCGCATCCAGGCGCCATCAACCTGATCGGTGGCCGAAACCGTGTCCGGAGCTGTCATGGCCGGTATTTTAGCAGCGCTGCCCGGCTCGGAAACCACCCGCTTCGAGGACCCGGCTTGGTCCGGTGTCCGCTGCTGCAACCACCTTATTGGACGCGACGAGAGAGTCCCGCGGTTCACGGAGAACGGAATGCTCCCTCGCTACCGGCGAGTCTCACCAACAGTTGGCCAACTTGCAGGCGCGCCTCACCGCAAAACCGCTTGCGCCAAGGGTTTTTCCTTGCCGACCCTGGCTAACCCCCTGTTTTTCCTGGACCTGCTGTCTTGGCACGTAAATTGATTGGTATCTGGCTGAACGACCACTCAAGGGAGCCGGAAATGTTGTTGCATGGATCAGGGATCAAACGACTGGCGGTTGAAAGCTTGCTGGCGCTATCGCTGGCCTGGGCCTCGCTGCAGCTAGGACACGTTTACGCCAGCGAGGGCGAGTGCGCGGGACTTACGGCACTTGGCGCCTTCGAGGAGGCGCGAGATCCTTTAGGTTTGAATCTTTGCCAAAAGGACACAATCAGCGGTGAATAGCTCTCACAACAGCGACGGTTTCGACAAGGTGAAGCGGGTACTCGGCGGCGGCCCGGGCGAAGGCTGGGTCTTTGGCGTTTGCGCCAACGTCGCGCGCCGCACCGGTTGGGAGCTGTGGGCGGTCCGCGCCGTTGTGCTGGTGAGTCTGCTGATCATGTCGCTGCTGACAATCCTTGGCTACTTTGCCCTGGCGATGCTGATGAACGAGACCCGACCGGGGGCTCAACAAAAAATGCGCCGCTGGGCCGGTCAGCTCGACACACTCTTTGAGGCGGTCAGCCAGGGCCTTAAGCGCTTTTTTGATCAGAAAAGTGATGGCCATACGACCGACGGACGTCGCCGCAGCAGCGAACGCCGCGATACCTACTGGCAGGACTACCAGGCCTGACGCGTTGACGCCTCCGCCTGCGCCGCCGTGGCTAGTGCAACCAAATCCCGCGTCAGCGGTCTATAGAGACAGGCAGCCGGATCGGTACCTGAGCTGAGAATCCCTCTCTTCGTTCTCAGTGCCCCCAACACTCCGCAGGTCCGATCCGGCTTATATGACGCCCGAACCGGTCAGTGTCC
This genomic window from Pseudomonadota bacterium contains:
- a CDS encoding DegV family protein — translated: MTAPDTVSATDQVDGAWMRCALIAGIHRLISNRDHINRINVFPVADSDTGTNMALTMHAVLTGATRQVQHHLGLFMEEVADHALDGARGNSGAIFAQYWQGFAEGVAGQEHVDMQRFALAAQQGASSAQVAIAEPREGTLLTVLTDHARSLQQAIADGAADFRELLEEALASARRSLANTPNQLDVLAAAGVVDAGAQGFVDLLEGMQDYAETGEITSVLPVGLKFEEGPVPNMVHGVDAEHRYCTECMLTADALDKRRLREALADLDSSSLVLAGTRSKMRIHIHTNEPQDVWGVCERFGDISREKVDDMYTQYESVRSGKRLAILADTGADIPDELLEKHNLHLVPLRVTIDDHQYIDKVSFDAADFYQRVATASSHPTTSQPPPSDYRRQYEFLDSHFKQTVCISISAALSGTWQAADSAAKRVSAERITAWDSRQVSASQGLLAVFAAECAEAGYTSEQTVEMLEFMKGRSRSFAIVRDLSFAVRGGRVPPWVKSAADFLRLTTVLGTRPEGIVGPVGAIFSRRRAVAGFARWLKRRLATTQTYRLIVAHCAAPEDSRELSDLLAGEFPDSSVWEAEAGAALGAHAGPGCVIVGIQEYLTPKQVADRRAQPSPEGP
- a CDS encoding PspC domain-containing protein, with amino-acid sequence MNSSHNSDGFDKVKRVLGGGPGEGWVFGVCANVARRTGWELWAVRAVVLVSLLIMSLLTILGYFALAMLMNETRPGAQQKMRRWAGQLDTLFEAVSQGLKRFFDQKSDGHTTDGRRRSSERRDTYWQDYQA
- the plsY gene encoding glycerol-3-phosphate 1-O-acyltransferase PlsY, giving the protein MTITALAGLTLLIIAAYLLGSLSGSLLLGRVYRLDIRQSGSGNAGGTNALRARGWRFALPVVMIDVGKGAVATGLMPLLWPLPLPPIDAVAAACGVAAILGHVFPVFFGFRGGKGAATFVGGLLGMLPLVALGLMVLWLLCLTLTGFVGLSTICASLGAVLLSLWLAPEPSMPWAFVFCVLAAMTVVLAHHSNVRRLFAGTEPRMPKAMVFRRWQ
- a CDS encoding biotin--[acetyl-CoA-carboxylase] ligase; translated protein: MSANQQRLIGLLADGELHSGETLGETLGISRAAVWKAIQKLPDYGLSVQQRAGSGYWLAAPMELLEENRIRAGLGETAGERLALEVVPSCDSTNAVLRSAELPAAPRYRALLSEHQGAGRGRHGRVWRSSFGEGVYLSLGQELGGGLERLASLSLVIGIGACRALTQLGIEGVGLKWPNDLWADGQKLGGILLEADGEIAGSCRWVAGLGLNWHLQGEVSIDQAWTDLQRLSPGDPPSRNALCGRLLDQLIEVCDQFREEGFAPFSGEWQDLDVLAGKTVTVTVGNRSFDGIAAGLSPSGELNVEVGEDTLRVASGEVSVRPSAAG